In the genome of Pseudonocardia cypriaca, the window GAGCCGATGAAGCCGGCTCCGATGACGACGGTGCGCGCGCCGTCGTCGAGTGCGAGCCGGATCGCCTTGGCGTCGTCGAGATCGCGCAGGACGTGTACCCCGGACAGGTGGCCGGTGCCCGGCAGCTCGCGGGCGGCGGCACCGGTGGCGATGACCAGCGCGTCGTAGGGAACGTCCGCATCACCGGCCCGCACTGTGCGGGCGTCGAGGTCCAAGCCCGTGGCCGGTGCGCCCAGCAGCACCTCTGCCTCGAAGTCCTCGACGAGCTCGGCGCGGCCGTGGAGGACAACCGGTTCGGGTGCGTGATCGGGGCGGAGGAACTCCTTGGAAAGGGGCGGCCGATCGTACGGCGGATGGGGTTCGGCTCCGATCAAGGTGACCCGGCCCTCGAAGCCGGCCTTGCGCGCCGCCTCGACGGCGCGCACGCCCGCGAGGGAGGCCCCGACCGCGACCAGGCAGCGGATCTCCTCGGCTGACACCGCGATCACGGCTCCAGCCGCAACGCCAGCGTCGGGCAGCCCTCGACCGCCTCGGCCACCTCTGCTGCTACGCCGTGGGGAACCAGCTGGGACAGCAGGACGAGCCCGCCGTCGTCGTCCACTTCGAACACGGTGGGGGCGATGGCCTCGCAGATCCCGATCCCGGTGCATCTGGCCCGGTCGACGACGATCTTCATCATCGAGCCGTCCTCGTGGTCGCGGCTCCCAGTCGGACGTGCATGCGCCGGATCCCGGGCACCATGGTCGAGCGCATGCGCAGTACCTCGCCCGCGAGCTCGATCCGGGTGAAGCGGGCGAGGAGTTCCTCGAAGAAGACCCGGGCCTCGAGTCGTGCCAGTGACAGCCCGAGGCAGGCGTGCTGACCGGTGCCGAAAGCCAGGTGCGGGTTGGGCCTGCGGGTGATGTCGAACTCCTCGGCGTCGTCGCCGAAGATCGCCTCGTCACGGTTGGCGGCGCCGTAGAGCAGGACGACCGGCTGGTCCTTCTTGATGACCTTGTCGCGAAGGGGGACGTCCTCGGTCGCCCAGCGGGTCATGTGTGTGACCGGGGAGATGAAGCGCAGCATCTCCTCGACGGCGCTGGGGATCAGGCTGCGGTCGTCGATGAGCTTCTGCAGCTGGTCGGGGTGGTCGATCAGCGTGAGCGTGCCCATGGAGATCAGGTTGCGGGTGGTCTCGTTGCCGGCGACCAGCAGCAGGTGCAGGAATGCCATGACCTCGTCGTGGGACAGGCGCTCCCCGTCGACCTCGGCGTCCATCAGGATCGAGATCAGGTCGTTGGTGCGCACTTCATCGCGCAGGTCGATCAGGTTCTGGAAGTACGTGGTGAGGATGCCGAGCGCCTCCCGTGATGTCAGGGTGATGTCGGGGTCGGCTGAGCCGACCGACGCGTCGGACCAGGCGCGGAACTGCTCCCAGTCCTGGTGCGGAGCGCCGAGCAGGTCGGCGATGATCCGGGTCGGGATCGGTGCGACGATGCCCTCGGCGTAGTCCAGCTCCACGCCCGGTTCGGCGCGGTCGAGGGCGCCGCGGACTATCTCGCGGATGCCGGGCTCCATCGCGTTGATGTGCCGCGGGGTGAAGCCCTTCGAGATGATCCTGCGCATCGCCTGGTGACGGGGTGGGTCGGTCGTGATCAGCATCGGACGCACCTCGTCGGTATCGATGTTCGGACCCGGCATCAGCACTCCCCGCGCGGAGGAGAACAGGTGTGGCCGGGAGGCGATCCACTTGATGTCCTCGTAGCGCGTGATCCCCCAGAAGCCGCCGTTGGCGTCGGTCCAGTGCACCGGCGAGTTCTTGCGCAGCTCCCGGTAGACCGGTGCCGGCTCACCGATGAAGAAGTCGGGCAGGTGGATCGGCGGGTTCAGATCCATGCGGCAGATCCCTTCCAGTGGCGGTTCGGGCGGTGCGCAGTTCGTGGCGCGTGGGGGACGAGCGGGAGCGTCGCCGGAATATGCGGCAAGCTACACGTAAATTGAGTGGCGTGCTACACGTAATCCCGCATCGTGGGCACGGCGCGTCGCTCGCGCGGGTGCCGGGTCGGCCGTCCCCGTCCAGCGGGTTCGGTCGCAGGCGGCCGGCTGACGGACATCAGGCCCGAGTACGCGTAGGTTCGCGGAGTGGTGCGAGAAGCCGCGTTCGCGGAGTCGGCCTGACGACCGCGCATCAACGGCGAACGAGCTGCCCCATACTTCCGCCGGGACGCGCGAGACAGGAGCAGGGCAGGGCGATGGTGGGACGACAGCGGCTCGAGGATCGGATCCTGGATGCGATGGCGGTTCTGCTGCATACGACCGAGGGCTACCTCGACGAGCTCGCCGCCACCTTCTCCGACGGCCTGCGCCGCGGCACGATCGCGCCGCTGATGCTGCTGTACCGCGTCGGCCCCTTGCGGGTGTCGGAGCTGGCCGAGGCTCTGGGTCTGGATCGCACGACCGTGACGCGCCACCTCGACGAGCTGGAGCCTCGCGGTCTGGTCGTCCGGCGGCCGGACGAGCGTGACCGTCGTGCTCTGGTCGTGAGCCTCACGCCCGCGGCCGTGGAGCACCTGGACGCGATGCGGATCAGGAACCGGCAACGCATCAGGCAGATCTGCGCCGACTGGACGCCGGAGGAGCGGGAGATGTTCGGGCGCCTGTTGCCCAGGTTCGCTCAGGAGAGCGCGCCGATCTTCAGCGGTTCGTCCACCACACGGGTCTCTGCGGCCAGGCGACCGGTCGCCGGTCGCTGAACGGCGCGGTGCGCTGAGCGACACGGGCCGTGCCGGTGCCGTCCATCGAAGTCCTCTTGTCAAGCGGCTTATAAACTGCTTTATACTCTGACACATCCGCTCGGATGCATCGAGGGGGATCGATGAGGGACGGGCTCGGCATCACCCACCTGAGAAGCATCGACATCTCGGCGGAGCAGCCGGCAGCGCTCCTGCCGTTCTACGAGGAGACCTGGGGCCTGGAGCGGGTGGAGGACCTGCCCGGCACCGCCGCGGAGGGAACCATCGCGCTCCGGGCCCGCGGCCCGGAGCACCACGTGCTGCGGCTGGTCGCGGGCGACCCGCACCAGCTCGTCCGCATCGCCCTCGGAGCCCGCGACGCCGCGGCGGTGGATGCCGTCGCGGAGCGGGTGCGGGCGAGCGGCGCGCAACTCCTCGCGGGCCCGGCCCGTCGGCCCGGCGGGGAGTACGCCGTCGAGTTCACCGATCCGGAGGGACGGCGCATCGAGGTGAGCGCGGACGTGCCGGAGCGTCCGGATCCCGCCTCGCGCGACTTCGGGCCGGACCGGCTCAGCCACGTCGTCCTCAACACGGTTGACCTCGCCGCGTCGAAGGCGTTCTTCGTCGACGTACTGGGGTTCGCGGTCTCCGACACATACGAGAACGACCAGATGGTGTTCCTGCGCTGCAACCCGGTGCACCACTGCATCGTGCTGGCGCCGGGGGAGTGGACCTCGCTCAACCACGTCGCGTTCGAGGTCCGGGACACCGACGAGGTGATGCGGGCGTTGGGCCGGATGCGCAGGGCCGGCGTCGACACGATCTGGGGGCCGGGCCGGCACGGCCCGGGTGGCAACGTCTTCTGCTACTTCCTCGACCCGGTGGGCAACGTGATCGAGTACACCGCCGAGCTGATCGAGGTCGACAGCGGCTGGATGCCGCAGGAATGGGCGCGCACCCAGGAGAACGCCGACGTGTGGGGCACCTCGGGAGGGATCACCCCGGAGGTCGTGCGGGCGATGGCGAACCCGCCCGGGTCCGAGCGGCCCCGATGAGGGCGATCGTGATCGAGCGGTTCGGCGGACCCGAGGTGCTGCGTGCCGCGGAGCTCGCCGACCCGGAGCCCGGTCCGGGTGAGGTGCGGGTGGCGGTCGAGGCGGTGGCCGTCGCCCGGACCAAGGACGTGGCCGCCCGCGCGGGCAGACCGCCGTTCGCGCCGTCCATCACCGCCTTCCCGCACGTGCTCGGCACCGAGCACGCGGGTGTCGTCGACGCCGTCGGACCGGGGGTCGACGACCGTCTGGTCGGCTCCCGGGTCGCAGTGTCGGCGGTGCTGACCTGCGGGAACTGCCGCGCCTGCGGGCAGGGCCGGGAAGAGGCCTGTGCCGGGTTCCGGCTGGTGGGTGTGCACCGGCCCGGCAGCTACGCCCAGTTCTGCGTGGTTCCGGAGGCCAACGTGCAGCCCGTGCCCGAGGACGTGTCGCTGGCCGCGGCCGCCTCGCTCGCGGCCAACGGCGGGGTGGCCGCGGCCCAGCTGGACGCCGGCCGGGTCGGTCCCGGGTCCACGGTGCTCGTCCTGGGAGCGGCCGGCTCGCTGGGCTCCACCCTCGCCGCGCTGGCGGCGTTCCGCGGGGCACGCGTGATCGGCGTCGACCGCCTCGGGCGGGATCCCGACCGGCTGGCCGGGCTCCCGCTGGCGGCGATGATCGACGGCGACCGGCCGGACCTGGCCGAGGCGCTGCGAACCGACGTGGACGGGGTCGGCGACGTTGACGGCATCGACTGCGTGGTGGACAACCTCGGCATCACCGAGCTGTGGAACGCCTACCTGCCCGCACTGGCGCCGATGGGCACGATCGTCATGTCCGGGGCCATCAGCCACGACCCGGTGCCCGTCCCGCTGCTGACGTTCTACCTGCGCAGCCAGTCGCTGATCGGGGTGCGGACCGGCAACCGGGCCCAGCGCGCCGCGCTGTGGGCGGACGTGGCGAACGGGTTCCGGCCGCCGGCAAGCCACCTGCAGCTGCTCGGGTGGGACCGCGCGGCGGAGGCGCACGCCGCGGTCGAGCGGGGGGAGGCCCACGGCCAGATCGTGCTGCGGGTCGACGCGGGCGGAGGATCGCTGTGAGCGGAGCCATGGGATGGTCGGGCATGCCCGAGCAGCAGCCCGACGGTCACGGGATCGTGGAGCCATCGACCCGGATCGCCTACCTCGTACGGATGTTGGCGAACGCGCTGAACCAGCAGGTCGAGCAGGCACTCCGGCCGGTGGGGCTGACGCAGGCCCAGCTCGCCGCACTGGGGCAGCTCGCGATCTGCGCCGAGGGCTGGTTGTCCGGGGCCGAGCTTGGACGGCGGGCGGGGATCACGGCGCAGGGGATGTCCACGGCGCTGGCCGGGCTCCAGAGCCGCGGCCTCGTGGAGCGCGGGCCGCATCCCAGCCGGGGCCGGGTGATCCGCGTGTGGATCACCGAGGACGGCCGCCGCCTGCTCGAACGCGCCCAGCGCCTCACCGCGCCGGTGGACATGAGGGCGACGGCGCTGCTCTCCGTCGACGAACAGCGCCAACTGCGGGAGTTCCTACTGCGCGCGATGGCTGGTGTCGGCGTGCAGGCGCCGGGTACGGAGGAGACCGCATGAACGGCGGCTGGAGCCTGGTCACCTACCGGCAGGGGAGCCGGGCCGGAGCCGGGGTGCTGCACGAGGGCCGCGTCCGGGCCCCCGTCGTGCTCGACGGCGTCGACGGGGTCCTGCCGGTGGTCGAGCGGTGGGCCGAGTTCGAGGCGGAGCTGCGTGAGATCGACCCGTTCGACGCACCTGCCGTCGAGGGTGCGGTCCTCGACCTGCCGCTGCGGCACCCGCGCAAGATCCTCTGCTCCGGGCCCAACTACAGCGACCACCTGGCCGAGATGGGGGAGTCCTTCGGCGCGCAGTGGCGGCCCTACTTCTTCTTCAAGCCGCCGACGACCGCGCTGGTCGCCGACGGCGAGCCGATCCTCGTCGGCGGTGACCCGGACGACCGGGTCGACTGGGAGGGCGAGCTCGCGGCGGTCGTCGGCGTCGGAGGCCGCGACATCGCCGTGGGCGCGGCGCTCGCGCACGTCGCCGGATACACGGTCGTCAACGACATCTCGCTGCGCGGACCGCACCGCCGGGAGGACGCGCCCGCCCCGTTCGTCTGGGACTGGGTCGCGTCCAAGGGAGCCGACACCTCGCTGCCGATGGCGTCCGGGATCGTGCCGCACTGGCAGGTGCCGGACCCGCAGCAGCTCTGCGTGCGGACCACCGTGAACGGCGAGGTCATGCAGTCCGCCTCGACAGCCCTGATGATCTGCAGCGTCGCCGAGCTGATTGCTGCCGCGAGCGCGCTGACGACACTCGAGCCGGGCGACGTCATCGCGACGGGCACACCCGCGGGAGTCGGGGCCGGTCGCGGGGTGTTCCTGCACCCCGGCGACGTCGTCGAGGTCGAGATCGAGAGCATCGGCCGGGTGCGGAACCCGGTCCTGGCCCGCCACGCTGCTTCGCGCCGCTGACCTCCGCCATTCCGGGTCGGCGGCGCAACCCCGTCGGGATCGTCCGCTGATCGGTGCGCGAGCTGCAGCAGGTCGAACGCGATCAACGCGATCAGGGCAACCGCGACCACCATCGCTACCGGCGAACACCTCAGGGGCGCGGCCGGCCAGCATGGCTATTGCCATCCCGCCCAGATAGCCGGAGGTCGTGATGGCCGGGGTGTTGAAGTCGCCGTGCGCGTGGCAGCGGGTCGTCGCGAACGGTTTCCCGGTGCTACACGCTTGGATGCGCGTGCGCGGAGACGTCGCTGCGCCACAAGGCCGCGAGCAGGGCTCGGCAGGCGTTCGTGTCCCCTTCCAGTCGCACGCGCCCGGCTGCGACGGCGGCGTCGACCTCGACTTCTCCTGCCATCAACGCATCCAGGGTGGCGGCGTCGGTGTCGATGACCGGGCCGGTGGGGTCGGGCGCGTTGCCACGCGCGACCTGCACGTCCTCGCCGATCGAGATGGTGAAACTCTCTCGACCCAGCCGGACCTCGAAGGTGCCCCCGCCCGGAGCGAACGCAGCGGCGTCCAGCGTGCCGAGCATCGACAGCATCAGCGAGTCCGTGCCCATCTCGCCTTCGGGGCGGGGCACGGGGGACCGTGAGCCCCACAGGCCGAGCGCCAGGACGATCGGCTTCAGGTCCGCGCCCCATTCGGTCAGCTCGTAGACCCGGGCCGCCGCAGGTGGCGGCAGCGTGCGCTTGCGCACCACGCCGGCCTCCTGCAGGTCGTTGAGACGGGTCGTGAGCACGTTCGGCGGCACGCCGGTGAGGCCGACCTGGAGGTCGGTGAACCGTTTCGGGCCCAACAGCAGGTCCCGGACGATCAGCAACGCCCAGCGCTCGCCCACCAGGTCCAGCGCATGGGCCACGCCGCACGGGTCGCCGTAGCTGCGTTTCGTCGGCACGCGGCCAGTGTAGCTCGCTCCTCCCTAATCAGAAGTTTCTACTACGTGAAATGAAGTAGCTGCTACGGTCTTGGAAGTGCGCGCCGCAGTGGCGTGCGACTGACGGACCTGAAGCAGGGAGCGCTCATGGAGCTGCCACCGATCGTCTCCGCCCAGGAATGGGCCAGCGCCCGGGAGGAGCTGCTGGTCGAGGAGAAGAAGATGACCCGCGCCATCGACGCCCTCGCCGCGCGCCGCCGCAGGCTGCCGGTGGTCGAGTTCGACAAGCAGTACGCGTTCGAGGGCACCGACGGTAGGAAGAGCCTTGCCGGGCTGTTCGACGGGCGCCGCCAGCTCATCGTCTACCACTTCATGATGGAGGCGGGTTCGGACCACCGCTGCCCCGGCTGCTCGGCGGTGGCCGACAGC includes:
- a CDS encoding quinone oxidoreductase family protein codes for the protein MRAIVIERFGGPEVLRAAELADPEPGPGEVRVAVEAVAVARTKDVAARAGRPPFAPSITAFPHVLGTEHAGVVDAVGPGVDDRLVGSRVAVSAVLTCGNCRACGQGREEACAGFRLVGVHRPGSYAQFCVVPEANVQPVPEDVSLAAAASLAANGGVAAAQLDAGRVGPGSTVLVLGAAGSLGSTLAALAAFRGARVIGVDRLGRDPDRLAGLPLAAMIDGDRPDLAEALRTDVDGVGDVDGIDCVVDNLGITELWNAYLPALAPMGTIVMSGAISHDPVPVPLLTFYLRSQSLIGVRTGNRAQRAALWADVANGFRPPASHLQLLGWDRAAEAHAAVERGEAHGQIVLRVDAGGGSL
- a CDS encoding cytochrome P450 is translated as MDLNPPIHLPDFFIGEPAPVYRELRKNSPVHWTDANGGFWGITRYEDIKWIASRPHLFSSARGVLMPGPNIDTDEVRPMLITTDPPRHQAMRRIISKGFTPRHINAMEPGIREIVRGALDRAEPGVELDYAEGIVAPIPTRIIADLLGAPHQDWEQFRAWSDASVGSADPDITLTSREALGILTTYFQNLIDLRDEVRTNDLISILMDAEVDGERLSHDEVMAFLHLLLVAGNETTRNLISMGTLTLIDHPDQLQKLIDDRSLIPSAVEEMLRFISPVTHMTRWATEDVPLRDKVIKKDQPVVLLYGAANRDEAIFGDDAEEFDITRRPNPHLAFGTGQHACLGLSLARLEARVFFEELLARFTRIELAGEVLRMRSTMVPGIRRMHVRLGAATTRTAR
- a CDS encoding MarR family winged helix-turn-helix transcriptional regulator; the protein is MPEQQPDGHGIVEPSTRIAYLVRMLANALNQQVEQALRPVGLTQAQLAALGQLAICAEGWLSGAELGRRAGITAQGMSTALAGLQSRGLVERGPHPSRGRVIRVWITEDGRRLLERAQRLTAPVDMRATALLSVDEQRQLREFLLRAMAGVGVQAPGTEETA
- a CDS encoding winged helix-turn-helix transcriptional regulator, which translates into the protein MPTKRSYGDPCGVAHALDLVGERWALLIVRDLLLGPKRFTDLQVGLTGVPPNVLTTRLNDLQEAGVVRKRTLPPPAAARVYELTEWGADLKPIVLALGLWGSRSPVPRPEGEMGTDSLMLSMLGTLDAAAFAPGGGTFEVRLGRESFTISIGEDVQVARGNAPDPTGPVIDTDAATLDALMAGEVEVDAAVAAGRVRLEGDTNACRALLAALWRSDVSAHAHPSV
- a CDS encoding ferredoxin, with amino-acid sequence MMKIVVDRARCTGIGICEAIAPTVFEVDDDGGLVLLSQLVPHGVAAEVAEAVEGCPTLALRLEP
- a CDS encoding MarR family winged helix-turn-helix transcriptional regulator — translated: MAVLLHTTEGYLDELAATFSDGLRRGTIAPLMLLYRVGPLRVSELAEALGLDRTTVTRHLDELEPRGLVVRRPDERDRRALVVSLTPAAVEHLDAMRIRNRQRIRQICADWTPEEREMFGRLLPRFAQESAPIFSGSSTTRVSAARRPVAGR
- a CDS encoding VOC family protein, which translates into the protein MRDGLGITHLRSIDISAEQPAALLPFYEETWGLERVEDLPGTAAEGTIALRARGPEHHVLRLVAGDPHQLVRIALGARDAAAVDAVAERVRASGAQLLAGPARRPGGEYAVEFTDPEGRRIEVSADVPERPDPASRDFGPDRLSHVVLNTVDLAASKAFFVDVLGFAVSDTYENDQMVFLRCNPVHHCIVLAPGEWTSLNHVAFEVRDTDEVMRALGRMRRAGVDTIWGPGRHGPGGNVFCYFLDPVGNVIEYTAELIEVDSGWMPQEWARTQENADVWGTSGGITPEVVRAMANPPGSERPR
- a CDS encoding fumarylacetoacetate hydrolase family protein; the protein is MNGGWSLVTYRQGSRAGAGVLHEGRVRAPVVLDGVDGVLPVVERWAEFEAELREIDPFDAPAVEGAVLDLPLRHPRKILCSGPNYSDHLAEMGESFGAQWRPYFFFKPPTTALVADGEPILVGGDPDDRVDWEGELAAVVGVGGRDIAVGAALAHVAGYTVVNDISLRGPHRREDAPAPFVWDWVASKGADTSLPMASGIVPHWQVPDPQQLCVRTTVNGEVMQSASTALMICSVAELIAAASALTTLEPGDVIATGTPAGVGAGRGVFLHPGDVVEVEIESIGRVRNPVLARHAASRR